The DNA window TTTATTCAAATATTTTTAATATAGTGTGCTAATGATATTTTCATTCTTCTAGGTATTTTAACTTATCCTCAACATCTTTATTTTTAATTCGATCCCACTGTTCGGCACCTTCTGGTGGATCCTTTCGCTCAGTAATCACAGGCCAATCTTGAGCCAATTTTGCATTTATTTCTAAATATTTTCTCTGATCTTCAGGTAAATCATCTTCGGAGAAAATCGCCTCTGCAGGGCATTCAGATTCACAGAGAGTACAGTCAATGCACTCATCTGGATCAATGGCTAAAAAATTAGGTCCTTCATGAAAACAGTCCACAGGGCACACTTCCACACAATCAGTGTATTTACACTTAATACAGTTTTCTGTTACTACAAATGTCATAAGTTATTTCCTCCTAAAAATTTTTAATAATTCTTTTTTGTGAAACTATAATAGGTATTATTTAAAGAATTCTCTTTATTTAAAGTATTTAAAATATATTAAATAGAACTAATTCTATAATAGGGGCGTTGTATCTATGCAAAAGTTTCTTTATTTTTTAATATTTATTATTGTTTTTGTATTAGGGCTTATTTTTGCTGATCACCATGCAGAACTGGTGACTATTAATTACTATTTTGGCACAATTTCTATTCCCTTATCCTTGCTCTTATCCCTGATATTACTGGTAGGGGTGATTCTCGGTATCTTAGCAAGCTTGAACTCGGTGATGAAATATAGATATGAAAATAGAAAGTTACGTAAATCAGTAAAAACTATTCAGCGAGAAAATACCGATCTACGCTCATTTCCAATACCTATTAAATATGAGAAATAAAATTAAAAGGATAATATCATGACTCAGGTGTTGATTTATCATAATCCTAGATGCAGTAAATCACGTCAGACTTTACAATTAATTCATGATCAAAATATCGATCCTGAAATCGTTGAATATCTTACTTCACCACCTACTTTTGATCAGTTGGTTGAAATCCTTAATTTATTAGGGAAGACCCCTAGGGAATTAATGCGGCAAGGAGAGCCAGAATATAGAATTAATGGTTTAGATAACCAAAATCTTTCAGATAAAGAATTAATTGAAGCTATGTGTGCTTATCCTATTTTAATTGAAAGACCCATTGTATTAACAGGTGATAAAGCTGCCATTGGAAGACCACCGGAGAGTATCCTTGAGATTTTATAAACTATGATAGAAATTCTTATTCTTTACTATAGCCGTCATGGTAATGTAGCTGCGATGGCAGAACAAGTAGCAAGAGGGGTAGAAGAAATAGAGGGAGTACAAGCACGGCTGCGTACAGTACCACCTATCTCTACTGTTTGTGAAGCCACTGAAGATGCTATTCCTCAAAGTGGTTATCCTTATGCTTCACTAGAGGATTTAAAGGAATGCACAGGATTAGCACTTGGAAGCCCAACTCGGTTTGGTAACATGGCCGCCCCTCTAAAATATTTTCTTGATACTACAATTAGTCTTTGGCTTTCTGGATCTTTAGTCGGAAAACCTGCAGCGGTGTTTACTTCAACGGCTAGCCTCCACGGAGGGCAAGAATCTACATTGCTTTCTATGATGACACCCTTATTCCATCATGGGATGGTTCTTGTAGGAATTCCTTATACAGAATCAGGATTAATTACTACTCAAGCAGGAGGCACTCCCTACGGTGCTAGTCATCTCTCTGGGGTAAATAACGATCTACCTCTAACTCATACGGAAGCTATTCTTTGTCGTGCTCTAGG is part of the Candidatus Nitrosacidococcus sp. I8 genome and encodes:
- the fdxA gene encoding ferredoxin FdxA, with translation MTFVVTENCIKCKYTDCVEVCPVDCFHEGPNFLAIDPDECIDCTLCESECPAEAIFSEDDLPEDQRKYLEINAKLAQDWPVITERKDPPEGAEQWDRIKNKDVEDKLKYLEE
- a CDS encoding lipopolysaccharide assembly LapA domain-containing protein; its protein translation is MQKFLYFLIFIIVFVLGLIFADHHAELVTINYYFGTISIPLSLLLSLILLVGVILGILASLNSVMKYRYENRKLRKSVKTIQRENTDLRSFPIPIKYEK
- the wrbA gene encoding NAD(P)H:quinone oxidoreductase, which codes for MIEILILYYSRHGNVAAMAEQVARGVEEIEGVQARLRTVPPISTVCEATEDAIPQSGYPYASLEDLKECTGLALGSPTRFGNMAAPLKYFLDTTISLWLSGSLVGKPAAVFTSTASLHGGQESTLLSMMTPLFHHGMVLVGIPYTESGLITTQAGGTPYGASHLSGVNNDLPLTHTEAILCRALGKRLAKIAYSLANTQ
- the arsC gene encoding arsenate reductase (glutaredoxin) (This arsenate reductase requires both glutathione and glutaredoxin to convert arsenate to arsenite, after which the efflux transporter formed by ArsA and ArsB can extrude the arsenite from the cell, providing resistance.); this encodes MTQVLIYHNPRCSKSRQTLQLIHDQNIDPEIVEYLTSPPTFDQLVEILNLLGKTPRELMRQGEPEYRINGLDNQNLSDKELIEAMCAYPILIERPIVLTGDKAAIGRPPESILEIL